The Chloroflexota bacterium genome includes the window CACGAGGCCTGGGAGACGTTGTGGCGGGCCGCGCCAGACGAGGAGCGCGACTTCTACCAGGGCCTGATCAAGCTCGCGGCCGGATTCCTGCACCTGTCGCGTCGAAACCGGCGTGGCGCACGGAACAAGCTGGCGGAGGGCATCGCGCACTTGAGTCGCTACGAGCCTATGCACCGCGGCATCGGCGTCACTGAGCTGGTGAACAAGGCCAAGGAGATCGTGGCCGATCTCGACGCCGGCGCCATCCCCTACCTGATCCCGCCTTCGATCCGGTTCATCGCTTCGACCTCCGTGAACCGATGACGGAGCTGGAGCCGACAACCCGGCTGGAGCGCGATTCGATGGGCGAGGTTCAGGTCCCGGCCGATGCCAAATGGGGCGCCACCACCCAGCGCGCGGTCGAGAACTTCCCGATCAGTGGCCTGCGCATCGACCCGTCCGTGATCCGCGCCCTGGGCCGGATCAAGGCAGCTGCCGCCACCGCCAACGCCGAGCTGGGCGTGTTGGAAGCCGATGCCGCGGCCGCCATCCGGGCCGCGGCCGAGCAGGTCGCCGCCGGCGGCTGGGACGACCAGTTCCCGATCGACGTGTACCAGACCGGCTCGGGCACCTCGTCGAACATGAACGCCAACGAGGTCATCGCCACCCTGGCTGCCGAGCAGTTCGGCCAGCCGGTCCATCCCAACGATCAGGTCAACGCCAGCCAGTCGAGCAACGACGTGTTCCCATCGGCCATGCATCTGGCCGCCACCGAGGCCGTGGTGAACGACCTCATTCCGGCCCTGACCCGGCTGGCCGAGGCGCTGGAGGCCAAGGCCGATGAGTTCGAGAGCGTGGTCAAGTCCGGCCGCACGCACCTGATGGACGCCACGCCGGTCACCCTCGGCCAGGAGTTCGGCGGGTACGCGGCCCAGGTACGGTATGGCGTCGAGCGACTCCACGACACGCTGCCGCGGGTCGGCGAACTGGCCCTGGGGGGCACCGCCGTCGGGACCGGGATCAACGCCCCGGCCGGGTTCGCGGCGGCCGTCATCGCGGAGCTGCGCGAGACCACCGGGCTGCCGCTGACGGAGGCCCGCAACCACTTCGAGGCCCAGGGCGCGCGCGACGCGCTGGTGGAGCTGAGCGGCCAGCTGCGGACCATCGCCATCGGTCTGTACAAGATCGCGACCGATATCCGCTGGATGGCCTCCGGCCCGCGCGCCGGCCTGGCCGAGATCCACGTCCCGGACCTGCAGCCGGGGAGCAGCATCATGCCCGGCAAGGTGAACCCGGTCATCCCCGAGGCGCTGTCCATGGTCTGCGCCCAGGTCATCGGCAACGACGCGGCCGTTGCGTTCGGCGGCGTGGCCGGCAACTTCGAGCTGAACATCATGCTGCCCGTGCTGGCCCGCAACCT containing:
- a CDS encoding DUF309 domain-containing protein, which encodes MTEASAVSADEVPPRGRTAPLEDAEADRLFREGVALFNGARYWHAHEAWETLWRAAPDEERDFYQGLIKLAAGFLHLSRRNRRGARNKLAEGIAHLSRYEPMHRGIGVTELVNKAKEIVADLDAGAIPYLIPPSIRFIASTSVNR
- a CDS encoding class II fumarate hydratase; the encoded protein is MTELEPTTRLERDSMGEVQVPADAKWGATTQRAVENFPISGLRIDPSVIRALGRIKAAAATANAELGVLEADAAAAIRAAAEQVAAGGWDDQFPIDVYQTGSGTSSNMNANEVIATLAAEQFGQPVHPNDQVNASQSSNDVFPSAMHLAATEAVVNDLIPALTRLAEALEAKADEFESVVKSGRTHLMDATPVTLGQEFGGYAAQVRYGVERLHDTLPRVGELALGGTAVGTGINAPAGFAAAVIAELRETTGLPLTEARNHFEAQGARDALVELSGQLRTIAIGLYKIATDIRWMASGPRAGLAEIHVPDLQPGSSIMPGKVNPVIPEALSMVCAQVIGNDAAVAFGGVAGNFELNIMLPVLARNLLESIRLLTTASVLFADRCVSGITADEDRAREYAEGSPAVATALNPVLGYEEAASIAKQALAERKSIREVVIERGHVERGTITREDLDRLLDVMGMTQRAP